The Oncorhynchus tshawytscha isolate Ot180627B linkage group LG05, Otsh_v2.0, whole genome shotgun sequence genome includes a window with the following:
- the LOC112250848 gene encoding voltage-dependent calcium channel beta subunit-associated regulatory protein-like isoform X2: protein MSNESTVWNNLTENSTGVPFEPGKQQNGYVLLLVLLSIFLGGTLVLLSVILIVSRRCCDGDRSYNSASDDPEKTNTTYTEASQPVHEITIRVDHSDCLSATSSHMDMETERFLSTGTQGGRRVSFNEAALFNHGRKTLDKGRRYTLTEGDFHHLKNARLTHLHIPPLALKIVTIHECESSEISIAMTTRPAAKSSLSIFQPALCALRPLPQTALTSLSVSPSSALPGDTLNSVVDSSFSESSLVLGPKEPSSSSIEVMVSGSRNGGSPSLSDGASVTSVTGASPSAGVGQGPVLQFFTKLRRHASLEGASPYFKIKKWKLDSSQRASSLDTRGSPKRRQFQRQRAASESMDQEDNDAHHMDLIQYIARTQDVTYHPSPSARLLSPKPPPSLGRLEVEVVVEPSCSRGQVAGLIGLSPESQDEAASLGDCRQESLASDHQALYRDIWTLRASLEQYGSSDQINNDRDSVRSDADSVSSLGGRTERGELPSNPSQDIGDEPEGDVELSMDDGMGEEKEEKKKGGKQDSVESERVSDGESGNRKLMQMDSGYTSIEAPSRAPEELRLFGSSGSIDRTALEKRHYFTSAGHTGTVGESFEARIFEEEPGEEMLVGATGGIAIETSRSPLGWSPYGQMFTPREAQPHSHPPLSLHRRDYSIDKKTDALFHEFLRHDPQFDQQESPRKHRSRIHLRKQWQRNKQYSDPGVHYQYHSFERQRTPLRRGDSVNYPLDTGFHSTLPRIVSAPDEEASEGTPSTPQTPKAEVVAGRAGEVEEGDRRRVSPSSSCGSSTTVTIRDLEGRASCSPPTVPDREGLLGEQPNPQEDTRQAVHPLEAPYEPPQPPDTGNSRQTITAELTDKLCATLDERLYTGLQRTKDTVVVTECMVKVVHASPDHSPV from the exons GGGGTCCCATTTGAGCCTGGTAAACAACAGAATGGTTACGTCCTACTGCTGGTGCTCCTGTCCATCTTCCTAGGGGGAACACTGGTCCTGCTATCTGTCATCCTGATTGTCTCCAGACGCTGCTGTGATGGAGACCGCAGCTATAACAG TGCCAGCGACGACCCTGAGAAAACCAACACAACCTACACTGAGGCGTCTCAACCAGTCCATG AGATCACCATCCGGGTTGACCATTCAGACTGCCTGTCGGCCACCAGCTCCCACATGGACATGGAGACGGAGCGCTTCCTGTCCACGGGCACCCAGGGCGGCCGCCGGGTCTCCTTCAACGAGGCGGCACTCTTCAACCACGGCAGGAAGACCCTGGATAAAGGCCGCAG GTACACGTTGACTGAGGGTGACTTCCACCACCTGAAGAATGCGCGACTCACACACCTCCACATCCCGCCCCTGGCCCTCAAGATCGTCACCATCCACGAGTGTGAGTCATCAGAGATCAGCATCGCCATGACGACCCGCCCCGCCGCCAAGTCCAGCCTTTCCATCTTCCAG CCGGCACTGTGTGCCCTGCGGCCCCTACCCCAGACAGCGTTGACCAGTCTGAGTGTCAGCCCCAGCTCAGCCCTCCCTGGGGACACCCTCAACTCGGTGGtggactccagcttcagtgagaGTTCCCTGGTCCTGGGACCCAAGGagcccagcagcagcagc attGAGGTGATGGTGTCTGGCTCCAGGAATGGGGGCAGTCCGTCTTTGAGTGATGGGGCGTCGGTGACGTCTGTGACGGGTGCGTCCCCTAGCGCGGGAGTGGGGCAGGGCCCGGTCCTGCAGTTCTTCACCAAGCTGAGGCGCCATGCCAGCCTAGAGGGGGCCAGCCCATACTTCAAGATCAAGAAGTGGAAGCTGGACAGCAGCCAGCGGGCTTCTAGTCTGGACACCAGAG GGTCCCCTAAGAGGAGGCAGTTCCAGCGGCAGCGCGCCGCCAGCGAGAGCATGGACCAGGAGGATAACGACGCCCACCACATGGACCTCATCCAGTACATCGCCCGCACTCAAGATGTCACCTACCACCCCAGCCCCTCCGCCCGCCTCCTCTCCCCCAAGCCACCACCCTCCCTCGGCAG gttagaggtggaggtggtggtggagccCAGCTGCAGCAGGGGCCAAGTAGCGGGGTTGATCGGCCTGTCCCCAGAGTCCCAGGACGAGGCAGCGAGCCTGGGGGACTGTAGACAGGAGAGCTTGGCCTCAGACCACCAGGCCTTGTACAGAGACATCTGGACGCTCCGGGCCTCTCTAGAGCAGTACGGCTCCTCAGACCAGATCAACAACGACAGGGACTCTGTTCGCAGCGACGCCGACAGTGTCAGCTCCCTGGGGGGCCGGACCGAGAGGGGGGAACTGCCCAGTAACCCCTCCCAGGACATCGGGGATGAACCCGAAGGGGATGTAGAGCTGTCCATGGatgatgggatgggagaggagaaggaagagaagaagaaagggGGGAAGCAGGACAGTGTGGAGTCAGAGAGGGTCAGTGACGGGGAGTCAGGCAATCGTAAGCTCATGCAGATGGACAGTGGCTATACGTCTATAGAGGCTCCATCACGGGCGCCAGAGGAGCTAAGACTGTTTGGCAGTAGTGGCAGTATAGACAGGACGGCCCTGGAGAAGAGACACTACTTCACCAGTGCAGGGCACACTGGCACAGTGGGTGAGAGCTTCGAAGCCCGCATCTTCGAGGAAGAGCCAGGCGAGGAGATGCTGGTGGGTGCGACGGGCGGCATCGCAATAGAAACGTCCAGGTCTCCCCTGGGCTGGTCTCCGTATGGGCAGATGTTCACTCCACGAGAGGCACAGCCGCACTCCCACCCACCCTTATCATTACACCGCCGCGACTACAGCATCGACAAGAAAACTGACGCGCTCTTCCATGAGTTCCTCCGCCACGACCCCCAGTTCGACCAGCAGGAGTCACCGAGGAAACATCGCTCGCGCATCCACCTCCGCAAACAGTGGCAGCGCAACAAGCAGTACAGTGACCCGGGCGTTCACTACCAGTACCACTCCTTTGAGAGGCAGCGGACCCCCCTGCGACGAGGCGATAGCGTCAACTACCCTCTGGACACAGGCTTCCACAGCACACTGCCACGCATTGTCAGTGCGCCTGATGAGGAGGCCAGCGAGGGGACCCCCAGTACCCCCCAGACGCCAAAGGCCGAGGTGGTGGCGGGCAGggcaggagaggtggaggaaggagacaggaggagagtgaGTCCCAGCAGTAGCTGTGGCAGCAGCACCACCGTGACTATTAGAGACCTGGAAGGGAGGGCATCCTGCTCCCCTCCCACTGTTCCGGATAGAGAGGGCCTGCTAGGGGAGCAGCCCAACCCCCAGGAAGACACTAGGCAGGCGGTACACCCCCTTGAGGCCCCTTACGAGCCCCCCCAGCCTCCTGACACGGGCAACAGCCGACAGACCATCACAGCTGAGCTGACGGACAAGCTGTGCGCCACTCTGGATGAGCGGCTGTACACAGGCCTGCAACGGACCAAGGACACAGTGGTGGTGACAGAGTGTATGGTGAAGGTCGTTCACGCCTCCCCCGACCACAGCCCAGTGTAG
- the LOC112250848 gene encoding voltage-dependent calcium channel beta subunit-associated regulatory protein-like isoform X1 produces MSNESTVWNNLTENSTGVPFEPGKQQNGYVLLLVLLSIFLGGTLVLLSVILIVSRRCCDGDRSYNSASDDPEKTNTTYTEASQPVHAEITIRVDHSDCLSATSSHMDMETERFLSTGTQGGRRVSFNEAALFNHGRKTLDKGRRYTLTEGDFHHLKNARLTHLHIPPLALKIVTIHECESSEISIAMTTRPAAKSSLSIFQPALCALRPLPQTALTSLSVSPSSALPGDTLNSVVDSSFSESSLVLGPKEPSSSSIEVMVSGSRNGGSPSLSDGASVTSVTGASPSAGVGQGPVLQFFTKLRRHASLEGASPYFKIKKWKLDSSQRASSLDTRGSPKRRQFQRQRAASESMDQEDNDAHHMDLIQYIARTQDVTYHPSPSARLLSPKPPPSLGRLEVEVVVEPSCSRGQVAGLIGLSPESQDEAASLGDCRQESLASDHQALYRDIWTLRASLEQYGSSDQINNDRDSVRSDADSVSSLGGRTERGELPSNPSQDIGDEPEGDVELSMDDGMGEEKEEKKKGGKQDSVESERVSDGESGNRKLMQMDSGYTSIEAPSRAPEELRLFGSSGSIDRTALEKRHYFTSAGHTGTVGESFEARIFEEEPGEEMLVGATGGIAIETSRSPLGWSPYGQMFTPREAQPHSHPPLSLHRRDYSIDKKTDALFHEFLRHDPQFDQQESPRKHRSRIHLRKQWQRNKQYSDPGVHYQYHSFERQRTPLRRGDSVNYPLDTGFHSTLPRIVSAPDEEASEGTPSTPQTPKAEVVAGRAGEVEEGDRRRVSPSSSCGSSTTVTIRDLEGRASCSPPTVPDREGLLGEQPNPQEDTRQAVHPLEAPYEPPQPPDTGNSRQTITAELTDKLCATLDERLYTGLQRTKDTVVVTECMVKVVHASPDHSPV; encoded by the exons GGGGTCCCATTTGAGCCTGGTAAACAACAGAATGGTTACGTCCTACTGCTGGTGCTCCTGTCCATCTTCCTAGGGGGAACACTGGTCCTGCTATCTGTCATCCTGATTGTCTCCAGACGCTGCTGTGATGGAGACCGCAGCTATAACAG TGCCAGCGACGACCCTGAGAAAACCAACACAACCTACACTGAGGCGTCTCAACCAGTCCATG CAGAGATCACCATCCGGGTTGACCATTCAGACTGCCTGTCGGCCACCAGCTCCCACATGGACATGGAGACGGAGCGCTTCCTGTCCACGGGCACCCAGGGCGGCCGCCGGGTCTCCTTCAACGAGGCGGCACTCTTCAACCACGGCAGGAAGACCCTGGATAAAGGCCGCAG GTACACGTTGACTGAGGGTGACTTCCACCACCTGAAGAATGCGCGACTCACACACCTCCACATCCCGCCCCTGGCCCTCAAGATCGTCACCATCCACGAGTGTGAGTCATCAGAGATCAGCATCGCCATGACGACCCGCCCCGCCGCCAAGTCCAGCCTTTCCATCTTCCAG CCGGCACTGTGTGCCCTGCGGCCCCTACCCCAGACAGCGTTGACCAGTCTGAGTGTCAGCCCCAGCTCAGCCCTCCCTGGGGACACCCTCAACTCGGTGGtggactccagcttcagtgagaGTTCCCTGGTCCTGGGACCCAAGGagcccagcagcagcagc attGAGGTGATGGTGTCTGGCTCCAGGAATGGGGGCAGTCCGTCTTTGAGTGATGGGGCGTCGGTGACGTCTGTGACGGGTGCGTCCCCTAGCGCGGGAGTGGGGCAGGGCCCGGTCCTGCAGTTCTTCACCAAGCTGAGGCGCCATGCCAGCCTAGAGGGGGCCAGCCCATACTTCAAGATCAAGAAGTGGAAGCTGGACAGCAGCCAGCGGGCTTCTAGTCTGGACACCAGAG GGTCCCCTAAGAGGAGGCAGTTCCAGCGGCAGCGCGCCGCCAGCGAGAGCATGGACCAGGAGGATAACGACGCCCACCACATGGACCTCATCCAGTACATCGCCCGCACTCAAGATGTCACCTACCACCCCAGCCCCTCCGCCCGCCTCCTCTCCCCCAAGCCACCACCCTCCCTCGGCAG gttagaggtggaggtggtggtggagccCAGCTGCAGCAGGGGCCAAGTAGCGGGGTTGATCGGCCTGTCCCCAGAGTCCCAGGACGAGGCAGCGAGCCTGGGGGACTGTAGACAGGAGAGCTTGGCCTCAGACCACCAGGCCTTGTACAGAGACATCTGGACGCTCCGGGCCTCTCTAGAGCAGTACGGCTCCTCAGACCAGATCAACAACGACAGGGACTCTGTTCGCAGCGACGCCGACAGTGTCAGCTCCCTGGGGGGCCGGACCGAGAGGGGGGAACTGCCCAGTAACCCCTCCCAGGACATCGGGGATGAACCCGAAGGGGATGTAGAGCTGTCCATGGatgatgggatgggagaggagaaggaagagaagaagaaagggGGGAAGCAGGACAGTGTGGAGTCAGAGAGGGTCAGTGACGGGGAGTCAGGCAATCGTAAGCTCATGCAGATGGACAGTGGCTATACGTCTATAGAGGCTCCATCACGGGCGCCAGAGGAGCTAAGACTGTTTGGCAGTAGTGGCAGTATAGACAGGACGGCCCTGGAGAAGAGACACTACTTCACCAGTGCAGGGCACACTGGCACAGTGGGTGAGAGCTTCGAAGCCCGCATCTTCGAGGAAGAGCCAGGCGAGGAGATGCTGGTGGGTGCGACGGGCGGCATCGCAATAGAAACGTCCAGGTCTCCCCTGGGCTGGTCTCCGTATGGGCAGATGTTCACTCCACGAGAGGCACAGCCGCACTCCCACCCACCCTTATCATTACACCGCCGCGACTACAGCATCGACAAGAAAACTGACGCGCTCTTCCATGAGTTCCTCCGCCACGACCCCCAGTTCGACCAGCAGGAGTCACCGAGGAAACATCGCTCGCGCATCCACCTCCGCAAACAGTGGCAGCGCAACAAGCAGTACAGTGACCCGGGCGTTCACTACCAGTACCACTCCTTTGAGAGGCAGCGGACCCCCCTGCGACGAGGCGATAGCGTCAACTACCCTCTGGACACAGGCTTCCACAGCACACTGCCACGCATTGTCAGTGCGCCTGATGAGGAGGCCAGCGAGGGGACCCCCAGTACCCCCCAGACGCCAAAGGCCGAGGTGGTGGCGGGCAGggcaggagaggtggaggaaggagacaggaggagagtgaGTCCCAGCAGTAGCTGTGGCAGCAGCACCACCGTGACTATTAGAGACCTGGAAGGGAGGGCATCCTGCTCCCCTCCCACTGTTCCGGATAGAGAGGGCCTGCTAGGGGAGCAGCCCAACCCCCAGGAAGACACTAGGCAGGCGGTACACCCCCTTGAGGCCCCTTACGAGCCCCCCCAGCCTCCTGACACGGGCAACAGCCGACAGACCATCACAGCTGAGCTGACGGACAAGCTGTGCGCCACTCTGGATGAGCGGCTGTACACAGGCCTGCAACGGACCAAGGACACAGTGGTGGTGACAGAGTGTATGGTGAAGGTCGTTCACGCCTCCCCCGACCACAGCCCAGTGTAG